In one Macaca fascicularis isolate 582-1 chromosome 6, T2T-MFA8v1.1 genomic region, the following are encoded:
- the OR2V1 gene encoding olfactory receptor 2V1 produces MVNQSYTDGFILVGIFSHSQTDLVLFSAVMVVLTVALCGNVLLIFLIYIDPQLHTPMYFFLSQLSLMDLMLVCNIVPKMAANFLSGRKSISFVGCGIQIGLFVSLVGSEGLLLGLMAYDRYVAISHPLHYPILMNQRVRLQITGSSWAFGIIDGVIQMVAAMSLPYCGSRNVDHFFCEVQALLKLACVDTSLFDTLLFACCVFMLLLPFSIIVASYSCILGAVLQMRSAQTWKKALATCSSHLTAVTVFYGAAMFMYLRPRRYRPPSHDKVASIFYTVLTPMLNPLIYSLRNQEVMGALRKVLNHCRIGSQH; encoded by the coding sequence ATGGTGAACCAATCATACACAGATGGCTTCATCCTCGTGGGCATCTTTTCCCACAGCCAGACTGACCTTGTCCTCTTCTCTGCAGTGATGGTGGTCCTCACAGTGGCCCTCTGTGGGAACGTTCTCCTCATCTTCCTCATCTACATTGACCCTCAACTTCACACCCCCATGTACTTCTTCCTCAGCCAGCTCTCCCTCATGGACCTCATGTTGGTCTGTAACATTGTGCCAAAGATGGCAGCCAACTTCCTGTCTGGCAGGAAGTCCATCTCCTTTGTGGGCTGTGGCATACAAATCGGCCTCTTTGTCTCTCTCGTGGGATCTGAGGGGCTCTTGCTGGGACTCATGGCTTATGACCGCTATGTGGCCATTAGCCACCCACTTCACTATCCCATCCTCATGAATCAGAGAGTCCGTCTCCAGATTACTGGGAGCTCCTGGGCCTTTGGGATAATCGATGGAGTGATTCAGATGGTGGCAGCCATGAGCTTACCTTACTGTGGCTCGAGGAACGTGGATCACTTCTTCTGTGAGGTGCAAGCTTTATTGAAGCTGGCCTGTGTAGACACTTCCCTTTTTGACACCCTCCTCTTTGCTTGCTGTGTCTTCAtgcttctcctccccttctccatcATCGTGGCCTCCTATTCTTGCATTCTAGGGGCTGTGCTGCAAATGCGCTCTGCTCAGACCTGGAAAAAGGCTCTGGCCACCTGTTCCTCCCACCTGACAGCTGTCACCGTCTTCTATGGCGCAGCCATGTTCATGTATCTGAGGCCTAGGCGCTACCGGCCCCCCAGCCATGACAAGGTGGCCTCTATCTTCTACACGGTCCTTACTCCCATGCTCAACCCCCTCATTTACAGCTTGAGGAACCAGGAGGTGATGGGGGCACTGAGGAAGGTGCTGAACCACTGCAGGATTGGCAGCCAGCACTGA